A genomic stretch from Arachis stenosperma cultivar V10309 chromosome 3, arast.V10309.gnm1.PFL2, whole genome shotgun sequence includes:
- the LOC130969117 gene encoding UDP-galactose/UDP-glucose transporter 3 — MEAHGSGLRRLLVLAFCVVGIWSAYIYQGVLQETLSTKRFGPNGERFEHLAFLNLAQNVICLIWSYIMIKIWSSGSSGGAPWWSYWSCGITNTIGPAMGIEALKYISYPAQVLAKSSKMIPVMLMGTIVYGIRYTFPEYVCTFLVAGGVSTFALLKTSSKTMSKLAHPNAPLGYGLCFLNLTFDGFTNATQDSLKARYPKTSAWNIMLGMNLWGTIYNMIYMFGWPSGSGFEAVRFCKQHPEAAWDILLFCCCGAVGQNFIFLTISRFGSLANTTITTTRKFVSIVVSSLLSGNPLSTKQWGCVFMVFTGLSYQIYLKWQKLQRLQKRKAT; from the exons ATGGAGGCTCACGGATCCGGTCTCCGCCGCCTCCTAGTTCTGGCGTTCTGTGTCGTCGGCATCTGGTCTGCCTACATCTACCAAGGCGTTCTTCAGGAAACTCT ATCCACAAAGCGGTTCGGTCCAAATGGCGAGAGGTTTGAGCACCTTGCATTTCTGAACTTGGCGCAGAATGTGATTTGTTTGATATGGTCTTACATAA tGATTAAGATATGGTCAAGTGGGAGTAGTGGTGGTGCACCTTGGTGGTCTTACTGGAGTTGTGGAATTACCAACACTATTGGTCCAGCGATGGGAATTGAAGCACTCAAGTATATTAGTTACCCGGCTCAG GTACTGGCAAAATCCTCAAAAATGATTCCAG TTATGTTGATGGGTACTATAGTGTATGGTATAAGATACACTTTTCCAGAATACGTCTGTACATTCCTTGTTGCTGGAGGGGTATCAACATTTGCACTTTTAAAG ACTAGCTCAAAGACTATGAGCAAGTTAGCACATCCAAATGCTCCCCTTGGATATGGACTATGTTTCCTGAACCTTACATTTGATGGATTTACAAATGCAACTCAGGATTCCTTAAAAGCAAG GTACCCTAAAACAAGTGCTTGGAATATTATGTTGGGAATGAATTTATGGGGAACCATATACAATATGATTTACATGTTTGGCTGGCCCAGTGGAAGTGGATTTGAAGCTGTTCGCTTCTGCAAACAGCATCCAGAGGCAGCATGGGATATTCTTCTCTTCTGCTGTTGTGGTGCTGTGGGCCAAAACTTCATCTTTTTGACAATAAGCCGATTTGGCTCTTTGGCTAACACCACCATTACTACCACTCGCAAATTCGTTAGCATTGTGGTATCTTCTCTGTTGAGTGGAAATCCGCTTTCAACAAAACAATGGGGTTGTGTTTTTATGGTATTCACTGGATTGTCATACCAGATCTACCTCAAGTGGCAGAAGCTACAACGACTGCAGAAGAGAAAAGCCACTTGA